Sequence from the Ictalurus furcatus strain D&B chromosome 29, Billie_1.0, whole genome shotgun sequence genome:
tttactattttgtcttgcttttcaaagaaaaaaatcaattacaaaaactacattttcaaaatatttatttaacactgaacatttttttcattccagcaggcataggctaccaacaaggcacaatataattttaaataaataaattagcaaaataaaaatatttttgtgtggtcatctttgagcccccttGAATAGcttatgttaggcctataactgactgctgaaaggatgtaacacactgtagcctacaataaaaaataaaagtgcatttaaaagtgcattgacaagagtgcagaaaatggttatATACGGCtaattatattggggatatataccgctcgcctccctgtacacctcgcggagtattatagtagaaaTAGTATAGTTACATACGTTGTtgatgttatgttccttgatagatttagttagtttaaactaaagattagttcatttagtccccgctggtttttccgctcccagtccatagtactagttcatgtttcttgttttgtgttttgaccttgttttctgtgaccacgactctgattcctgctttgccccgtttatgcctgtttgccgatcgcccgaccctttgcctgtcttgactacgttttttggattacgatatggatttgtctgcctgcccttaaataaatacgtctttacctgcttccgtagtctactcccttacgtctcgcaacgtgacagaatactccggaacagaaacaaaacaaacacacgtgtccacagtaaacaatgtcacggttgtcaacatccgaagagcatgcgctcgtgcatgcgcgcaccCTTTCAGGTCTCTGACCGCGCTgtcggaagtggaggtcgtgacattcgcgcatctcactctggttgctaggctatttggtcgcgtcatcaaacaatcaaaattattttggCCGCCGAACATACCGTGCATCCCTATTAAAAGGCGCAAACCTCTGGCAGACATGGGCCTTGTGTTGTGTACTGGATGGGGTTTTGCTTGTCGACTGGGCTTGGAGAGAAGGTTGTTAAAACGTGGGCGTTGTTAGATTTTAGATTATTATAGAGTCCACAGATTAAGATTTAAGATTTAATAgtattgttatttgttattaatgTTGCATGAAAGCTTCTGAGGTGTAGCGTATAGCATGGGCTCTCAAAGTTTTTGCATCCAAGGACCCTTTTAACTgtacagttgtagctgtaaAATTAAGGATCCCCTCAGCACagaatttgtttattaaaaaatattatgctCATTATTCATATGTGGACAGTAATTATCTAGCTATTTGTTGTAGCCATTGAGCTTTTTATTGCTGAACTGTTCACCAGCAGAACACATTAGCTTCAAGTTTGCCTTATTCATGCATTATTTATGTGTTACTTATTTAAGAAACTtgattatattacataatgtttgttttagtgACACTCTCTTTCATCATCATGTGTATACAAAGACAAAATCTGAatctgttgtcttttttttttttaggtatgtAAGCGCATGGACATGATTTGCCAACGTATGCTTAACCAAGGGTTCCTCAAAGTGGAGCGTTATCACAGCCTCTGTCAAAAACAAGTCAAAGCCCAGCTGCCGAGGTGAGATTAAACCCTAAAATAACAGAGCTGTTTTATGCACAGGCAGACAACAGACACAGGAAAATTAATTAATCACTATGAATTAATGGCTTCAGCTTCCTCTCAGTACTCAAAATTGTCTGACCCGCGCAAAAGTAGATCCTTGTGCATTcagacatctttttttaattaatgaatgtaGTACATAGCAGTGAGCTGACACTTGACAAGTGATGTGGCATTAATTATTTGCTCTGTCATGCTTCTTAGGCGGGAATCTGAGAGGAGGAACCACTCTCTGGCTCGCCATGCAGACATCTTAGCTGCAGTAGAAACACGACTATCCCTGCTCAATATGACCTTCATGAAATATGTGGACTCCAATCTCTGTTGCTTCATACCTGGCAAGGTACCTGCTGTTATTTACTTTGTGACATTAATTTAAACTTGAAAAGCCTTGCTAAAGTTATTGTGCACAGACATTGTTGCAAAGCCATGAGTTGTCTTGTAAACGTGCTGTGATTTTACATGCATTGGTAGATTCAGGGTTAAATCCTGCATCTTGTCATCAGAATGACACTATCAGACAACTATCAGAATGacgctgggcaaaaatggcatccatagaAGAGTGGCAAAGCGAAAACCGCTGCTAGCCcaaaagaacattaaggcttatctgaaaacacaccttgatgatcctcaaaccttttgggagaatgttctgtgtgactgatgagtcgaaagtggaactgttttgaAGACAGGTGTCCCAGGGGGATtcactcgacgccgaaacttcTGCATCGTAAAAtttacttccggtgtaaaattttagcggtgcagagattacagacattacaaactgcagttttgtcatcagtccacacaagagacatcatctttacacacagcacgaaatcaatgttttcccaccctcttttgattgacaggatataatcggccctgatcatctgatgtttttaaactatcggccgatagccgATAacaggaaaaatagcctttatcgacCGATGCCGATTATCGTCTGATagatcggtgcatctctagtaacTATTCAAAAATAACTGAAATGGCTTGCCCTGCTATTATGGCTGGTTTTGTAGTAATTCCTCCATGATTCCTACTCTCTACTCTTCGTTATTATTTACCAGAAATACTGCATGATGTGTACCTCATGAGCAATATTCAAGCAAACCCTGTTTGTCCCTGTCTATCAGGGACTCCTGATAGAAATGATTTCATTATTGTATCCTCCTTCTGTCATACAAATATTTGGCCACCAGAAGGTGCTCCTGTACCAGCCAAGAATAATTTGGACACTATGCTATCATTTCCTAGTTATTGTTTCAAAAAGAACAGAGTATTGTTTTCAGCAGATTTGCTATTACTGACTTCCTGAAACTGTTATGAGAAATTATCTTTAATTAGTAGCAGATTTTAGAATTAGCTTTAATTTTAGTGTAAAAAATCACTTTTAAGGAACTAGACTTTGCACGTTCTCATTTTGGCACAAAagtagaattttaaaaaatataaattgaGTAGAATATCTAATGTTTAGTATAAACAAACTATTCAGACATGCAACATGCATACCTTTAAATGTGTTGTACAATGTTTTGTACAACAATATTTATTGGAGGGCTTTTATTTCTGTACTTTCAACCAATATgtaaaacccttttttttttaattaaaattgtaatttccAACTGTGTAGTGATTTCCTGTTATAAAATTAGGAAAACATGAACCCCTTTGAGAACCAAGGCTGTAATTAACCCTGACACCAAAAGATTTAACTTCTcgttttctgtttctcttagGTGATAGATGAAATTTACCGGGTGCTGCGCTATGTAAACTCTACTCGTGCACCACAGAGGGCTCATGAGGTGCTTCAAGAGCTGCGGGACATCTCGTCTATGGCCATGGAGTACTTTGATGAGAAGATTGTCCCCATTCTTAAGAAGAAGCTCCCAGGTGCTGACCTGTCTGGTCGTCTTATAGGATCTGCACCAGGTAAGAGACATGCAGTCTtgttaaaaatgacagaaatataGCACTACAGCCATTGTAAGATTGCAGAGAGGGCTTTCAGAGGTAGCCAGTGGTATGTTAATGGTTAATTTTCTAGTAAAAGTGACCTGCCACTGCAGGtcctttgagcaaggccatgTTCAAGTCAGTCATATTGCTTGTTATGTCATGCTCCGGGAGTAACAAGCAGTCGGAAGATAAAAATGGCACTAAAACTTGTCATGTGTTCCACATATAActatccaaaacattaaatgggcaaaaaacacacagcaacaacACCTCTAAGGATAGGGAAACACCTCATCAGGAATGTAGTCATTGGATTAATGTTAAGATCAACAATGTTGAAAGTAAATCCAGATGCGCTTAAAAgattataattgttttttattggACTTTTAAACTTTCTTCTTCAGTGAGAAAATATAAGTTTGATAATTTTTGGGTGTTGTGTTCACGAGGGataacaaatataaaacctAATATGAAACTAACAGTTGGCACTGCCTGTTAATATTACCAAgcaattaatgttaatattcagcactgtgcatgtaaacatccAGTGACTGTTTTCTGTGTGTTCTTTTGAATAATCAGTACAGTGTGTTTTGCccatatttttaatgtgttcaaCACAGATGGAGGTTTTGGGCCACTTATATTCATATCTGCTAATGGACTACATGCTGTCCTTCCCATCCTGAGCATGGTATCAGAGGAGCTATGGCTAATTTATGAATATGGTCAATGCCTGACTTTGGATTTTGAGCTTATCTTGAGGATATCTCTTATTCTCTTAATTTATAAATaagttaaagttaataaaatgtcttaaatatgAAGTGAAATTTCTTAACCTCTGTCTTCTGCCCTGATTTCTTCAGTGGCTGGGCCATCTAGCTCTCTTAGCACCATGACACTGCTGGCCAAAAATGCGCCGTCCCGCTCAGAGATGACCAAGGTGCAACAGCAGGTGAAGGTGAATGGTGCATCCATGACAGCGCTGCGGCGTGAGATGCAGGAGGTACGTGTCAAGCAGCTCGAGCAGCAGAAGCAGCTGCAAGACCAGGAGCAAAAGCTGCTGGAACAGACGCAGGTAATCGGCGAGCAGAATGCGCGCCTTGCTGAGCTCGAGCACAAGCTGCGCGAACTCATGGAGAGTGCTGTGGGTGCTGGTGCAACCCAGGCCATGCCGACtacctcttcttcctcctcaacTTCCTCATCTGCTGGTGCTGTTGTCGTAGCATCCACTTCTTCAGTCAGCCTGGGCACGACAGCagcaagcatggtggaggaaggtAGCATCCCTCACAAACGGCGCCGCAAGAATTCAGACCTACCACGCCACTCCAAGCGCCTGCGGAGCAAGAAATAGGGTGATGTCTTTTAGTTTTTGTGGTTTGCTCCTAATTTGTTTTTGGAGAGTCGTTTCTTGCTTTCTCCAATCAGTTTTCTTTGCACCTGCCCACATTTGGCACGAAACATGGACAGAGCGTGATGGATAtctgctttcatttttacatgtttGAAGCAAATGCTATTGTGTCCCTTTGTATCGTACACTAATATGCCTAAAGGCTCTTGGTGTAACGGCTTTAGATGACTCTTGCCTTCCGTGTCTGCTGTTGTTGTATGGCGTTGATCCTGAAATTCATAGTAAAAGGAAGAAAGATAAGCTGGAATTAAGCATCTGTTGCTGAGTCAAGTACAAGAGCATGTTCTTTATTTCCCTTGCTGAATAACTGAACTTTCAGAAAGAAGTGAAAAAGAGCACATATGTAACACATACACTGGCTgcaacattaacatttaacctGTTGGCCCAAGTATGGCCATATAAAGTCTAAAATATGTAAAGCATGTGTctgattatttcatttaaatgataaatattcaGAATGTGAAAGTTAAGGGATTGAATTTGAAAAGCATCTTAATGATCCCTGCCTAGTACAAAAGACACCTTTGACTATGTTGCAATGCCATTTTGTAGCTACCATTATTTTTGTGGTTATACAGTTGCTTACTAAATAGAGCTGCCAGTGCAATAAGAGTTGTCAGAAGCCTTGTCACGAGTTATTAATGTTCAGTTTAATTTTGAGAAGTACATCTGCCACTCCTGTCTTGCTACATTTTTGTTAGTCCAATCCCCAATCATCTTATCGCTTTCACTTTACTATGTGCTGTTTCAGTCTGTCACAAAGTATTTAAGGAATCGTTCACCCAAACAGTGCTACATTGGCTAGCAACAAAATGAAAACCAATATTGTTGGTTAGTATGGTGTATTATTTGACAACGTCAGCGTTGCCTGTTGCCTTTTTGGCAATCCTTCTTTACTGAGTAGAAATTATTCAAATCCTCATGAAGTAGAGGAAGACATGAAGACATTAGAACAATCTTTAGTCCTGGTCATATGATGCTAAAGCCCTGAAGGAATTTGTTGCAGTGCTGCAAAATAATTAGCCCACATTCCCTGACAGATAGAAATACACTGCTTTTCCTTAGAAGGCTGAAATTGACTCACTTCCCTGAAAGAATTTTTATCATGTTTACAGTGTGATTCTTCAAAGAATAACTGTGAGACTGTGTAGTCATCATCAACAGCTCATCGTTTATCTCGGGCACTGAGATAGTGTTAACCATTGTAAGCATGTAGTGTAAATATCATTGTGACTCTGACATTTCTTCATTAAGATTACTGAAGTATGACTGAAATCTCTACCCTGACAGCATAAACAGTTTCACAGAGTGGAACCAGCAgggtgctttatttatttatttttattttaaacgtaGCATAACTTGTTAAAAGCTTGTACGTTATTTGTTTCTACCTGTCATAAAAGGATGGAAGTGAAAGAAACCTCGgagtaaaaaaaacactgcaaattcTTTACAGAATCAATTCAGTCAAATAATGATTGTGGTTATTAGTGAATGAAAGACAGCCTAGCTTGTTACCTTGGCATTATGCTAACGTTAAAACTACTCTTTATaggaaaatacaaataaacccAATTGATGCTAATGCAACTGCATTCACGGTCCATATATGGTTGTCTTAAAACCCAAGAATTATTCCTCCTTATTCCTGAACTATATCTCCATTTTGCAAGCATTTTGGCTAAGGTTAATCCCCACAATTAATGTAGGTGCAGCCTGATGTGGAAATGTGGGGGGAACTGGATCTAACTAATCCTGAAACCAGATGTCATATATGCAGCAACCTCTAATTTCTGAAAACTTGCGTTAGAATAGCATGTATGTTTTCATATTATAATCAGGGCACACTGAAATACTTTATAACCTGTGGTTGAATGCAAGAGTGTCTCGGTTTGGGGGGTGTCTGTACTGTAAACATGTACTTCAGAGAGAAGCCTGGATTATTTTATCTATGTAATAAGGGGAAATTAATCTTGTACATTGCCTGTTTGTggcagaggaaaaaaagatttgttgcacatatttctgttaaaaaaaatgtacaaatgaatCGTATTAAATCACATTAAGCCAGAGCCATTTGGTGCATGAGTAATGGGTTTTTATTCAGTTGTATGTTGAGAATTGATTATTAGCTATGTTCTGTTCCTTGTGGAAAGAGGTAAAGTAAACAATacaattaatttctttatatacTAAGAGATATTGTATAAAAAAGTCTTGTAGGTGAAACAAGCGTTCTTCTGTTTGGAAAGGCATATTGAAGAATGTATCACTTCTAAGTTCAGTGAATATGttggtttagaaaaaaaaatacattttttttaacatatgtgtttttgtttcctgataccatttaaaatattataaataatttgaatACTTAAAATGCAACTAAATACAGTCATATATCTAAAGGAATTCATAAGCCAACAATTCTAATTCTAGCATGTCACTaactttccctttttttttttttttgaggtggCCTGATGGCATAGAATCAATATGAATAATGACTTTAGAAGCACAACTTGCTCAGAAGTCACTGCAATTGAATGCaattttaagataaaaaaaattacattttacaatacATTAAGTATTAAATCATCTTGCACTTAACTTAAGGTCTTTCCTTGTAAAGGAATTTACAAGATTTTAGGCTATTAACATTCTTAATCTGGTGTTAGAAATATGTATTGAAtctctttttaaaacatttaacaaaaatacaggATAACAGGAGGGTCACTCTCAAAAGTTGAGCCTGGGTGCTAATCTCAGGCTAGTGTTAGCTGCCTGCTGTTGAGCTGGTGTAAACAGACATacgtcataaatgtaaatgtaatcaaatgTGGCTGCAGAAAAGCAAATATTAAATACtggatatacagtgcatccggaaagtattcacagcgcttcactttttccacattttgttatgttacagccttattcctaaatggattaaattcattattttcttcaaaattctacaaacaataccccataatgacaatgtgaaagaagtttgtttgacatctttgcaaatttattaaaaataaaaaagcacatgtacataagcattcacagcctttgctcaatactttgttgaagcacctttggcaccaattacagcctcaagtctttttgagtatgatgttacaagcttggcacacctatttttgggcagtttctcccattcttctttgcaggacctct
This genomic interval carries:
- the fbxo28 gene encoding F-box only protein 28, producing the protein MAAIVERVEGGGGSVDSESVSPRLPSPPPDQPHQNNPLLGLPIVAIETILNFLSYDEISLLRLVCKRMDMICQRMLNQGFLKVERYHSLCQKQVKAQLPRRESERRNHSLARHADILAAVETRLSLLNMTFMKYVDSNLCCFIPGKVIDEIYRVLRYVNSTRAPQRAHEVLQELRDISSMAMEYFDEKIVPILKKKLPGADLSGRLIGSAPVAGPSSSLSTMTLLAKNAPSRSEMTKVQQQVKVNGASMTALRREMQEVRVKQLEQQKQLQDQEQKLLEQTQVIGEQNARLAELEHKLRELMESAVGAGATQAMPTTSSSSSTSSSAGAVVVASTSSVSLGTTAASMVEEGSIPHKRRRKNSDLPRHSKRLRSKK